A genomic window from Candidatus Andeanibacterium colombiense includes:
- the accB gene encoding acetyl-CoA carboxylase biotin carboxyl carrier protein — protein sequence MAETKGVSNRTGKMNVDTALVRELADMLADTGLTEIEVEDGDRKIRVSRGVTASAVAAPAAVVAAAPAAVAPAAAAPAAEAAPAVDVGNAVKSPMVGTAYLSADPGSPPFVQIGDSVKPGDTLVIIEAMKVMNPITATAAGTVKAILVENAQPVEYDQPLVVIG from the coding sequence ATGGCCGAAACCAAGGGCGTATCCAACCGTACCGGCAAGATGAACGTCGATACCGCACTGGTCCGCGAACTCGCGGACATGCTGGCCGATACCGGCCTCACCGAAATCGAAGTGGAAGATGGGGATCGCAAGATCCGCGTCTCGCGCGGCGTCACCGCGTCCGCCGTCGCGGCTCCGGCCGCGGTAGTCGCCGCGGCGCCCGCTGCCGTGGCTCCGGCGGCCGCAGCGCCTGCCGCGGAAGCCGCCCCGGCCGTGGATGTCGGCAATGCGGTGAAATCGCCGATGGTCGGGACCGCGTATCTCTCCGCCGACCCGGGCTCGCCGCCGTTCGTCCAGATCGGCGACAGCGTGAAGCCCGGCGATACGCTGGTGATCATCGAGGCGATGAAGGTGATGAACCCGATCACCGCCACCGCCGCCGGCACGGTCAAGGCGATCCTGGTCGAGAATGCGCAGCCGGTCGAATACGACCAGCCGCTCGTAGTCATCGGCTGA
- the aroQ gene encoding type II 3-dehydroquinate dehydratase — MTDTIYVLNGPNLNLLGMREPEIYGTDTLDDIAGMLEDRARDLGLEVDVRQSNHEGHLIDWMHEAQAEGAKAIIINPGAYTHTSIALFDAAKSIKVPVIEVHLSDPLKREEFRHISYIGMAAVKSITGLGPKGYGLALEHAATL, encoded by the coding sequence ATGACCGACACCATCTATGTCCTCAACGGCCCCAACCTCAACCTCCTCGGCATGCGCGAGCCCGAGATCTACGGCACCGACACGCTCGACGACATCGCCGGGATGCTCGAGGACCGCGCGCGGGATCTGGGGCTGGAGGTCGATGTCCGCCAGTCGAACCACGAGGGTCATCTGATCGACTGGATGCACGAAGCGCAGGCCGAGGGCGCGAAGGCGATCATCATCAACCCCGGCGCCTATACCCACACCTCGATCGCGCTGTTCGACGCGGCCAAGTCGATCAAGGTCCCGGTGATCGAAGTGCATCTGTCGGACCCGCTGAAGCGCGAGGAATTCCGCCATATCTCCTACATCGGCATGGCCGCGGTGAAGTCGATCACCGGCCTGGGCCCCAAGGGCTATGGCCTCGCGCTGGAGCATGCCGCGACGCTCTAG